A part of Gallus gallus isolate bGalGal1 chromosome 26, bGalGal1.mat.broiler.GRCg7b, whole genome shotgun sequence genomic DNA contains:
- the REN gene encoding renin isoform X5, which translates to MLAGGSRRVQQGLLIVAIAWSAGSFHSPALALQRIALRRMPSIRQTLQEMGVKVSDVFPELRQRRCGAGGPRNGTAPTLLTNYLDTQYYGEISIGTPPQTFKVVFDTGSANLWVPSCKCSPLYSACISHSRYDSSKSRTYIANGTGFAIRYGTGSVKGFLSQDVVMVSDIPIIQVFAEATVLPAFPFIFARFDGVLGMGYPSQAIDGITPVFDRILSQQILKEDVFSVYYSRNSPLKPGGEIILGGTDPAYYTGDFHYLSISRSGYWQISMKGVSVGAEMLFCKEGCSVAIDTGASYITGPAGPVSVLMKAIGAAEMTEGEYVVDCEKVPQLPNISFHLGGKAYTLSGSAYVLRQTQYGEDICVVALSGLDIPPPAGPLWILGASFIGHYYTKFDRRNNRIGFATAR; encoded by the exons ATgctggcaggaggcagcagaagggTGCAGCAGGGTCTGCTCATCGTGGCCATCGCATGGAGCGCCGGCTCCTTCCACTCACCAGCTCTGGCTTTGCAGAG GATCGCTCTGCGGAGGATGCCCTCCATCCGGCAGACGCTGCAGGAGATGGGCGTGAAGGTGTCCGACGTGTTCCCCGAGCTGCGGCAGaggcgctgcggggcgggcggccccCGAAACGGAACGGCTCCCACCCTCCTCACCAACTACCTGGAT ACGCAGTATTACGGTGAGATCAGCATCGGCACCCCCCCGCAGACCTTCAAGGTGGTCTTTGACACGGGCTCAGCCAACCTGTGGGTGCCGTCCTGCAAGTGCTCCCCGCTCTACAGCGCCTGCA TCTCCCACAGCCGCTACGACTCCTCCAAGTCACGGACATACATAGCCAATGGTACAGGCTTTGCCATCCGCTACGGGACaggcagtgtcaaaggcttCCTCAGCCAGGATGTGGTCATG GTATCGGACATCCCCATCATCCAGGTCTTTGCTGAGGCCACGGTGCTGCCTGCATTCCCCTTCATCTTTGCCAGGTTTGATGGGGTCCTGGGCATGGGCTACCCCAGCCAGGCCATTGATGGCATCACCCCCGTCTTCGACCGGATCCTCTCCCAGCAGATCCTCAAGGAGGACGTGTTCTCTGTCTACTACAGCCG GAACTCTCCTCTGAAACCTGGTGGGGAAATCATCCTGGGGGGCACCGACCCAGCCTACTACACCGGGGACTTCCACTACCTGAGCATCAGCAGGAGTGGGTACTGGCAGATCAGCATGAAAGG GGTGTCTGTAGGGGCTGAAATGTTGTTCTGCAAGGAGGGCTGCTCAGTGGCCATTGACACCGGAGCATCCTACATCACTGGCCCGGCCGGCCCTGTGTCCGTGCTGATGAAAGCCAttggagcagcagagatgactGAAGGAGAG taCGTGGTTGACTGTGAGAAGGTCCCCCAACTGCCCAACATCTCCTTCCACCTGGGTGGGAAGGCGTACACGCTCAGCGGCTCAGCCTACGTCCTCCGG caAACTCAGTACGGGGAGGACATCTGCGTGGTGGCTCTCTCGGGGCTGGACATCCCCCCCCCTGCCGGACCCCTCTGGATCCTGGGCGCCAGTTTCATCGGGCACTACTACACCAAATTCGACCGCCGCAACAACCGCATCGGCTTCGCCACCGCCCGCTGA
- the REN gene encoding renin isoform X3: MLPSIVGSPTLPQPTGRRNPQGGRNPAYKASSPLGCGEVSGGGGGRAGSTRCWQEAAEGCSRVCSSWPSHGAPAPSTHQLWLCRGRVVAEGAQCAGFCPLLGFLFGVEDHRALLSAPPHLLRNTFPPPPLSGTISTPRPPCFSSPLPLSTAWHSSTSPSIPTSEASVTPSTCNSNEPSLGLNSARTPRIALRRMPSIRQTLQEMGVKVSDVFPELRQRRCGAGGPRNGTAPTLLTNYLDTQYYGEISIGTPPQTFKVVFDTGSANLWVPSCKCSPLYSACISHSRYDSSKSRTYIANGTGFAIRYGTGSVKGFLSQDVVMVSDIPIIQVFAEATVLPAFPFIFARFDGVLGMGYPSQAIDGITPVFDRILSQQILKEDVFSVYYSRNSPLKPGGEIILGGTDPAYYTGDFHYLSISRSGYWQISMKGG, translated from the exons ATGCTGCCCTCCATCGTGGGCAGCCCAACACTCCCTCAGCCAACTGGGAGGAGAAACCCACAGGGAGGCAGAAACCCAGCCTATAAAGCATCCTCCCCTTTGGGATGTGGGGAAGTCTCTGGTGGAGGAGGAGGCCGTGCTGGGAGCACGAGATgctggcaggaggcagcagaagggTGCAGCAGGGTCTGCTCATCGTGGCCATCGCATGGAGCGCCGGCTCCTTCCACTCACCAGCTCTGGCTTTGCAGAGGTAGAGTTGTTGCTGAAGGAGCACAGTGTGCTGGCTTTTGCCCTCtccttggttttctttttggcGTTGAGGACCACAgagctctcctctctgctcctccaCACCTGCTGAGAAAcaccttccctcctcctcctctctctggCACTATAAGCACACCTCGCCCTCCTtgcttctcttcccctctccctctgagcactgcatggcacagcagcacctctcCCTCCATTCCAACCTCCGAAGCCAGCGTGACGCCTTCCACCTGCAACAGCAACGAGCCGAGCCTCGGGCTGAACTCAGCACGAACCCCCCG GATCGCTCTGCGGAGGATGCCCTCCATCCGGCAGACGCTGCAGGAGATGGGCGTGAAGGTGTCCGACGTGTTCCCCGAGCTGCGGCAGaggcgctgcggggcgggcggccccCGAAACGGAACGGCTCCCACCCTCCTCACCAACTACCTGGAT ACGCAGTATTACGGTGAGATCAGCATCGGCACCCCCCCGCAGACCTTCAAGGTGGTCTTTGACACGGGCTCAGCCAACCTGTGGGTGCCGTCCTGCAAGTGCTCCCCGCTCTACAGCGCCTGCA TCTCCCACAGCCGCTACGACTCCTCCAAGTCACGGACATACATAGCCAATGGTACAGGCTTTGCCATCCGCTACGGGACaggcagtgtcaaaggcttCCTCAGCCAGGATGTGGTCATG GTATCGGACATCCCCATCATCCAGGTCTTTGCTGAGGCCACGGTGCTGCCTGCATTCCCCTTCATCTTTGCCAGGTTTGATGGGGTCCTGGGCATGGGCTACCCCAGCCAGGCCATTGATGGCATCACCCCCGTCTTCGACCGGATCCTCTCCCAGCAGATCCTCAAGGAGGACGTGTTCTCTGTCTACTACAGCCG GAACTCTCCTCTGAAACCTGGTGGGGAAATCATCCTGGGGGGCACCGACCCAGCCTACTACACCGGGGACTTCCACTACCTGAGCATCAGCAGGAGTGGGTACTGGCAGATCAGCATGAAAGG GGGCTGA
- the REN gene encoding renin isoform X2, with protein sequence MLPSIVGSPTLPQPTGRRNPQGGRNPAYKASSPLGCGEVSGGGGGRAGSTRCWQEAAEGCSRVCSSWPSHGAPAPSTHQLWLCRGRVVAEGAQCAGFCPLLGFLFGVEDHRALLSAPPHLLRNTFPPPPLSGTISTPRPPCFSSPLPLSTAWHSSTSPSIPTSEASVTPSTCNSNEPSLGLNSARTPRIALRRMPSIRQTLQEMGVKVSDVFPELRQRRCGAGGPRNGTAPTLLTNYLDTQYYGEISIGTPPQTFKVVFDTGSANLWVPSCKCSPLYSACISHSRYDSSKSRTYIANGTGFAIRYGTGSVKGFLSQDVVMVSDIPIIQVFAEATVLPAFPFIFARFDGVLGMGYPSQAIDGITPVFDRILSQQILKEDVFSVYYSRNSPLKPGGEIILGGTDPAYYTGDFHYLSISRSGYWQISMKGVSVGAEMLFCKEGCSVAIDTGASYITGPAGPVSVLMKAIGAAEMTEGEYVVDCEKVPQLPNISFHLGGKAYTLSGSAYVLRQTQYGEDICVVALSGLDIPPPAGPLWILGASFIGHYYTKFDRRNNRIGFATAR encoded by the exons ATGCTGCCCTCCATCGTGGGCAGCCCAACACTCCCTCAGCCAACTGGGAGGAGAAACCCACAGGGAGGCAGAAACCCAGCCTATAAAGCATCCTCCCCTTTGGGATGTGGGGAAGTCTCTGGTGGAGGAGGAGGCCGTGCTGGGAGCACGAGATgctggcaggaggcagcagaagggTGCAGCAGGGTCTGCTCATCGTGGCCATCGCATGGAGCGCCGGCTCCTTCCACTCACCAGCTCTGGCTTTGCAGAGGTAGAGTTGTTGCTGAAGGAGCACAGTGTGCTGGCTTTTGCCCTCtccttggttttctttttggcGTTGAGGACCACAgagctctcctctctgctcctccaCACCTGCTGAGAAAcaccttccctcctcctcctctctctggCACTATAAGCACACCTCGCCCTCCTtgcttctcttcccctctccctctgagcactgcatggcacagcagcacctctcCCTCCATTCCAACCTCCGAAGCCAGCGTGACGCCTTCCACCTGCAACAGCAACGAGCCGAGCCTCGGGCTGAACTCAGCACGAACCCCCCG GATCGCTCTGCGGAGGATGCCCTCCATCCGGCAGACGCTGCAGGAGATGGGCGTGAAGGTGTCCGACGTGTTCCCCGAGCTGCGGCAGaggcgctgcggggcgggcggccccCGAAACGGAACGGCTCCCACCCTCCTCACCAACTACCTGGAT ACGCAGTATTACGGTGAGATCAGCATCGGCACCCCCCCGCAGACCTTCAAGGTGGTCTTTGACACGGGCTCAGCCAACCTGTGGGTGCCGTCCTGCAAGTGCTCCCCGCTCTACAGCGCCTGCA TCTCCCACAGCCGCTACGACTCCTCCAAGTCACGGACATACATAGCCAATGGTACAGGCTTTGCCATCCGCTACGGGACaggcagtgtcaaaggcttCCTCAGCCAGGATGTGGTCATG GTATCGGACATCCCCATCATCCAGGTCTTTGCTGAGGCCACGGTGCTGCCTGCATTCCCCTTCATCTTTGCCAGGTTTGATGGGGTCCTGGGCATGGGCTACCCCAGCCAGGCCATTGATGGCATCACCCCCGTCTTCGACCGGATCCTCTCCCAGCAGATCCTCAAGGAGGACGTGTTCTCTGTCTACTACAGCCG GAACTCTCCTCTGAAACCTGGTGGGGAAATCATCCTGGGGGGCACCGACCCAGCCTACTACACCGGGGACTTCCACTACCTGAGCATCAGCAGGAGTGGGTACTGGCAGATCAGCATGAAAGG GGTGTCTGTAGGGGCTGAAATGTTGTTCTGCAAGGAGGGCTGCTCAGTGGCCATTGACACCGGAGCATCCTACATCACTGGCCCGGCCGGCCCTGTGTCCGTGCTGATGAAAGCCAttggagcagcagagatgactGAAGGAGAG taCGTGGTTGACTGTGAGAAGGTCCCCCAACTGCCCAACATCTCCTTCCACCTGGGTGGGAAGGCGTACACGCTCAGCGGCTCAGCCTACGTCCTCCGG caAACTCAGTACGGGGAGGACATCTGCGTGGTGGCTCTCTCGGGGCTGGACATCCCCCCCCCTGCCGGACCCCTCTGGATCCTGGGCGCCAGTTTCATCGGGCACTACTACACCAAATTCGACCGCCGCAACAACCGCATCGGCTTCGCCACCGCCCGCTGA
- the GOLT1A gene encoding vesicle transport protein GOT1A produces the protein MVTLSDFQRIGVGLVGFGIFFILFGMLLYFDSVLLAFGNILFLSGLVFIIGFRRTFTFFFQRQKMKGSSFFLGGVLIVLMRWPLLGMLLEAYGFITLFRSFFPVAFGFLGSLVNIPILKKLLEKLGDSSSIV, from the exons ATGGTGACTCTGAGCGACTTCCAGA GGATCGGTGTGGGGCTGGTCGGCTTCGGCATCTTCTTCATCCTCTTTGGGATGCTCCTATACTTTGACTCGGTGCTCCTGGCCTTTGGGAAT ATCCTCTTTCTCTCCGGTTTGGTCTTCATCATTGGCTTCAGGAGGACCTTCACCTTCTTCTTCCAAAGGCAGAAGATGAAGGGCAGCAGTTTCTTCCTTGGGGGGGTCCTCATCGTCCTCATGCGGTGGCCgctcctgggcatgctgctggagGCTTACGGCTTCATCACGCTCTTCAG GAGTTTTTTCCCCGTGGCTTTCGGCTTTTTGGGCTCACTGGTGAATATCCCCATTCTGAAGAAG CTCTTGGAGAAACTGGGTGACAGCAGCTCCATAGTGTGA
- the REN gene encoding renin isoform X1 — translation MLPSIVGSPTLPQPTGRRNPQGGRNPAYKASSPLGCGEVSGGGGGRAGSTRCWQEAAEGCSRVCSSWPSHGAPAPSTHQLWLCRGRVVAEGAQCAGFCPLLGFLFGVEDHRALLSAPPHLLRNTFPPPPLSGTISTPRPPCFSSPLPLSTAWHSSTSPSIPTSEASVTPSTCNSNEPSLGLNSARTPRIALRRMPSIRQTLQEMGVKVSDVFPELRQRRCGAGGPRNGTAPTLLTNYLDTQYYGEISIGTPPQTFKVVFDTGSANLWVPSCKCSPLYSACISHSRYDSSKSRTYIANGTGFAIRYGTGSVKGFLSQDVVMVSDIPIIQVFAEATVLPAFPFIFARFDGVLGMGYPSQAIDGITPVFDRILSQQILKEDVFSVYYSRASKNSPLKPGGEIILGGTDPAYYTGDFHYLSISRSGYWQISMKGVSVGAEMLFCKEGCSVAIDTGASYITGPAGPVSVLMKAIGAAEMTEGEYVVDCEKVPQLPNISFHLGGKAYTLSGSAYVLRQTQYGEDICVVALSGLDIPPPAGPLWILGASFIGHYYTKFDRRNNRIGFATAR, via the exons ATGCTGCCCTCCATCGTGGGCAGCCCAACACTCCCTCAGCCAACTGGGAGGAGAAACCCACAGGGAGGCAGAAACCCAGCCTATAAAGCATCCTCCCCTTTGGGATGTGGGGAAGTCTCTGGTGGAGGAGGAGGCCGTGCTGGGAGCACGAGATgctggcaggaggcagcagaagggTGCAGCAGGGTCTGCTCATCGTGGCCATCGCATGGAGCGCCGGCTCCTTCCACTCACCAGCTCTGGCTTTGCAGAGGTAGAGTTGTTGCTGAAGGAGCACAGTGTGCTGGCTTTTGCCCTCtccttggttttctttttggcGTTGAGGACCACAgagctctcctctctgctcctccaCACCTGCTGAGAAAcaccttccctcctcctcctctctctggCACTATAAGCACACCTCGCCCTCCTtgcttctcttcccctctccctctgagcactgcatggcacagcagcacctctcCCTCCATTCCAACCTCCGAAGCCAGCGTGACGCCTTCCACCTGCAACAGCAACGAGCCGAGCCTCGGGCTGAACTCAGCACGAACCCCCCG GATCGCTCTGCGGAGGATGCCCTCCATCCGGCAGACGCTGCAGGAGATGGGCGTGAAGGTGTCCGACGTGTTCCCCGAGCTGCGGCAGaggcgctgcggggcgggcggccccCGAAACGGAACGGCTCCCACCCTCCTCACCAACTACCTGGAT ACGCAGTATTACGGTGAGATCAGCATCGGCACCCCCCCGCAGACCTTCAAGGTGGTCTTTGACACGGGCTCAGCCAACCTGTGGGTGCCGTCCTGCAAGTGCTCCCCGCTCTACAGCGCCTGCA TCTCCCACAGCCGCTACGACTCCTCCAAGTCACGGACATACATAGCCAATGGTACAGGCTTTGCCATCCGCTACGGGACaggcagtgtcaaaggcttCCTCAGCCAGGATGTGGTCATG GTATCGGACATCCCCATCATCCAGGTCTTTGCTGAGGCCACGGTGCTGCCTGCATTCCCCTTCATCTTTGCCAGGTTTGATGGGGTCCTGGGCATGGGCTACCCCAGCCAGGCCATTGATGGCATCACCCCCGTCTTCGACCGGATCCTCTCCCAGCAGATCCTCAAGGAGGACGTGTTCTCTGTCTACTACAGCCG AGCTTCAAA GAACTCTCCTCTGAAACCTGGTGGGGAAATCATCCTGGGGGGCACCGACCCAGCCTACTACACCGGGGACTTCCACTACCTGAGCATCAGCAGGAGTGGGTACTGGCAGATCAGCATGAAAGG GGTGTCTGTAGGGGCTGAAATGTTGTTCTGCAAGGAGGGCTGCTCAGTGGCCATTGACACCGGAGCATCCTACATCACTGGCCCGGCCGGCCCTGTGTCCGTGCTGATGAAAGCCAttggagcagcagagatgactGAAGGAGAG taCGTGGTTGACTGTGAGAAGGTCCCCCAACTGCCCAACATCTCCTTCCACCTGGGTGGGAAGGCGTACACGCTCAGCGGCTCAGCCTACGTCCTCCGG caAACTCAGTACGGGGAGGACATCTGCGTGGTGGCTCTCTCGGGGCTGGACATCCCCCCCCCTGCCGGACCCCTCTGGATCCTGGGCGCCAGTTTCATCGGGCACTACTACACCAAATTCGACCGCCGCAACAACCGCATCGGCTTCGCCACCGCCCGCTGA
- the ETNK2 gene encoding ethanolamine kinase 2 isoform X1, producing MGRGSGRSEPGMAVPPGRCPDCWETERGGGGGGSRGVPGVLQLGVLVDEGDVLPGALRLMRELRPSWEPARVKTKLFTDGITNKLVACYTDEDMADAVLVRVYGRKTELFVDRETELRNFQVLRAHGCAPDLYCAFQNGLCYEFLPGIALGPDHVRDPRIFRLVAQEMARVHAIHANGSLPKPILWQKLHKYLALVKMDLSPKVPNPSLHQDVPSLEMLEHELAWMKDTLSQLGSPVVLCHNDLLCKNIIYNRAQEHVRFIDYEYTGYNYQAFDIGNHFNEFAGVKEVDYRLYPSKETQLQWLRSYLQAYKQLTQGGQGGTGVTVSEKELEALYVQVNKFSLASHFLWACWGLIQDKYSTIDFNFLRYAKLRFRQYFKMKPVVTALQISK from the exons ATGGGCCGCGGGTCGGGGCGCTCGGAGCCGGGGATGGCCGTACCGCCCGGCCGCTGCCCGGATTGCTGGGAAACGGAACGGGGCGGCGGTGGAGGTGGAAGTCGTGGGGTTCCCGGCGTGCTCCAGCTCGGTGTGTTGGTGGATGAAGGGGACGTGCTGCCCGGAGCGCTGCGGCTGATGCGGGAGCTGAGACCCAGCTGGGAGCCGGCCAGGGTGAAGACCAAG CTCTTCACTGACGGCATCACCAACAAGCTGGTGGCCTGCTACACGGACGAGGACATGGCAGATGCAGTGCTGGTCCGTGTCTATGGCAGGAAGACGGAGCTCTTTGTGGACCGGGAGACGGAGCTGAGGAACTTCCAGGTGCTGCGTGCCCACGGCTGTGCCCCTGACCTCTACTGCGCCTTCCAGAATGGGCTCTGCTATGAGTTCCTGCCCGGCATCGCTCTGGGGCCTGACCATGTGCGGGACCCCCGCATATTCAG GCTGGTGGCCCAGGAGATGGCCCGGGTGCACGCCATCCACGCCAACGGGAGCCTCCCCAAACCCATCCTCTGGCAGAAGCTGCACAAATACCTCGCCCTCGTGAAGATGGACCTCAGCCCAAAGGTACCCAACCCCAG cctccACCAGGATGTGCCCAGCCTGGAGATGCTGGAACACGAGCTGGCCTGGATGAAGGACACACTCTCGCAGCTGGGCTCCCCCGTCGTGCTGTGCCACAATGACCTGCTCTGCAAGAACATCATCTACAACAGAGCTCAAG agcacGTCCGCTTCATCGACTACGAGTACACCGGCTACAACTACCAGGCTTTTGACATTGGGAACCACTTCAATGAGTTTGCAG GTGTGAAGGAGGTGGACTACCGCCTGTACCCCAGCAAGGAGACCCAGCTGCAGTGGCTGCGCTCCTACCTGCAGGCCTACAAGCAGCTCACCCAGGGGGGGCAGGGAGGCACCGGGGTCACCGTGTCCGAGAAGGAGCTGGAGGCTCTCTATGTGCAAGTGAACAAGTTTTCTTTG GCATCCCATTTCCTCTGGGCATGCTGGGGCCTGATCCAGGATAAATACTCTACCATAGACTTTAACTTCTTAAG ATATGCAAAGCTAAGGTTTAGGCAGTACTTCAAGATGAAGCCGGTGGTCACAGCCCTGCAGATCTCCAAATAG
- the REN gene encoding renin isoform X4 codes for MLAGGSRRVQQGLLIVAIAWSAGSFHSPALALQRIALRRMPSIRQTLQEMGVKVSDVFPELRQRRCGAGGPRNGTAPTLLTNYLDTQYYGEISIGTPPQTFKVVFDTGSANLWVPSCKCSPLYSACISHSRYDSSKSRTYIANGTGFAIRYGTGSVKGFLSQDVVMVSDIPIIQVFAEATVLPAFPFIFARFDGVLGMGYPSQAIDGITPVFDRILSQQILKEDVFSVYYSRASKNSPLKPGGEIILGGTDPAYYTGDFHYLSISRSGYWQISMKGVSVGAEMLFCKEGCSVAIDTGASYITGPAGPVSVLMKAIGAAEMTEGEYVVDCEKVPQLPNISFHLGGKAYTLSGSAYVLRQTQYGEDICVVALSGLDIPPPAGPLWILGASFIGHYYTKFDRRNNRIGFATAR; via the exons ATgctggcaggaggcagcagaagggTGCAGCAGGGTCTGCTCATCGTGGCCATCGCATGGAGCGCCGGCTCCTTCCACTCACCAGCTCTGGCTTTGCAGAG GATCGCTCTGCGGAGGATGCCCTCCATCCGGCAGACGCTGCAGGAGATGGGCGTGAAGGTGTCCGACGTGTTCCCCGAGCTGCGGCAGaggcgctgcggggcgggcggccccCGAAACGGAACGGCTCCCACCCTCCTCACCAACTACCTGGAT ACGCAGTATTACGGTGAGATCAGCATCGGCACCCCCCCGCAGACCTTCAAGGTGGTCTTTGACACGGGCTCAGCCAACCTGTGGGTGCCGTCCTGCAAGTGCTCCCCGCTCTACAGCGCCTGCA TCTCCCACAGCCGCTACGACTCCTCCAAGTCACGGACATACATAGCCAATGGTACAGGCTTTGCCATCCGCTACGGGACaggcagtgtcaaaggcttCCTCAGCCAGGATGTGGTCATG GTATCGGACATCCCCATCATCCAGGTCTTTGCTGAGGCCACGGTGCTGCCTGCATTCCCCTTCATCTTTGCCAGGTTTGATGGGGTCCTGGGCATGGGCTACCCCAGCCAGGCCATTGATGGCATCACCCCCGTCTTCGACCGGATCCTCTCCCAGCAGATCCTCAAGGAGGACGTGTTCTCTGTCTACTACAGCCG AGCTTCAAA GAACTCTCCTCTGAAACCTGGTGGGGAAATCATCCTGGGGGGCACCGACCCAGCCTACTACACCGGGGACTTCCACTACCTGAGCATCAGCAGGAGTGGGTACTGGCAGATCAGCATGAAAGG GGTGTCTGTAGGGGCTGAAATGTTGTTCTGCAAGGAGGGCTGCTCAGTGGCCATTGACACCGGAGCATCCTACATCACTGGCCCGGCCGGCCCTGTGTCCGTGCTGATGAAAGCCAttggagcagcagagatgactGAAGGAGAG taCGTGGTTGACTGTGAGAAGGTCCCCCAACTGCCCAACATCTCCTTCCACCTGGGTGGGAAGGCGTACACGCTCAGCGGCTCAGCCTACGTCCTCCGG caAACTCAGTACGGGGAGGACATCTGCGTGGTGGCTCTCTCGGGGCTGGACATCCCCCCCCCTGCCGGACCCCTCTGGATCCTGGGCGCCAGTTTCATCGGGCACTACTACACCAAATTCGACCGCCGCAACAACCGCATCGGCTTCGCCACCGCCCGCTGA
- the ETNK2 gene encoding ethanolamine kinase 2 isoform X2, protein MADAVLVRVYGRKTELFVDRETELRNFQVLRAHGCAPDLYCAFQNGLCYEFLPGIALGPDHVRDPRIFRLVAQEMARVHAIHANGSLPKPILWQKLHKYLALVKMDLSPKVPNPSLHQDVPSLEMLEHELAWMKDTLSQLGSPVVLCHNDLLCKNIIYNRAQEHVRFIDYEYTGYNYQAFDIGNHFNEFAGVKEVDYRLYPSKETQLQWLRSYLQAYKQLTQGGQGGTGVTVSEKELEALYVQVNKFSLASHFLWACWGLIQDKYSTIDFNFLRYAKLRFRQYFKMKPVVTALQISK, encoded by the exons ATGGCAGATGCAGTGCTGGTCCGTGTCTATGGCAGGAAGACGGAGCTCTTTGTGGACCGGGAGACGGAGCTGAGGAACTTCCAGGTGCTGCGTGCCCACGGCTGTGCCCCTGACCTCTACTGCGCCTTCCAGAATGGGCTCTGCTATGAGTTCCTGCCCGGCATCGCTCTGGGGCCTGACCATGTGCGGGACCCCCGCATATTCAG GCTGGTGGCCCAGGAGATGGCCCGGGTGCACGCCATCCACGCCAACGGGAGCCTCCCCAAACCCATCCTCTGGCAGAAGCTGCACAAATACCTCGCCCTCGTGAAGATGGACCTCAGCCCAAAGGTACCCAACCCCAG cctccACCAGGATGTGCCCAGCCTGGAGATGCTGGAACACGAGCTGGCCTGGATGAAGGACACACTCTCGCAGCTGGGCTCCCCCGTCGTGCTGTGCCACAATGACCTGCTCTGCAAGAACATCATCTACAACAGAGCTCAAG agcacGTCCGCTTCATCGACTACGAGTACACCGGCTACAACTACCAGGCTTTTGACATTGGGAACCACTTCAATGAGTTTGCAG GTGTGAAGGAGGTGGACTACCGCCTGTACCCCAGCAAGGAGACCCAGCTGCAGTGGCTGCGCTCCTACCTGCAGGCCTACAAGCAGCTCACCCAGGGGGGGCAGGGAGGCACCGGGGTCACCGTGTCCGAGAAGGAGCTGGAGGCTCTCTATGTGCAAGTGAACAAGTTTTCTTTG GCATCCCATTTCCTCTGGGCATGCTGGGGCCTGATCCAGGATAAATACTCTACCATAGACTTTAACTTCTTAAG ATATGCAAAGCTAAGGTTTAGGCAGTACTTCAAGATGAAGCCGGTGGTCACAGCCCTGCAGATCTCCAAATAG